In a single window of the Thunnus albacares chromosome 1, fThuAlb1.1, whole genome shotgun sequence genome:
- the syt9a gene encoding synaptotagmin-9: protein MPGDRDDEICQKALELLSDLCSKGEVQNDNCLDFIYYFRDLARPRYTDSDVSVSLLSLVVTACGLALFGVSLFVSWKLCWIPWRERGLSPTTKEVHGHLNPTMSPLPSQPAPRQPVYTAVDPPSHNRRESLHCSIAREPTPMASVVSVEAPVTPVSPPPVVMATPEAAMKISHTSPDIPLDAQNKSRENGVHTNPRMQRQTTEPPPSGRSMSEIGQGSIRRHMNLSNPDFNVAQFQRQDSLTGMGLGLGRLKPELYKQRSLEGDDSSRRGGGCGRLHFILKFDCDLEQLIVKIHKAEDLPAKDFSGTSDPYVKIYLLPDRKTKHQTKVHRKTLNPVFDEVFLFPVAYSELPTRKLHFSVYDFDRFSRHDIIGQVVVDNFLDLADFPRETKLCREIQYVSSDNVDLGDLMFSLCYLPTAGRLTITMIKARNLKAMDITGASDPYVKVSLMCDGRRLKKRKTSTKRNTLNPVYNEAIVFDVPPENIEQISLLIAVMDYDRVGHNEVIGVCRVGNDADNLGRDHWSEMLTYPRKPVAHWHPLVEYQGTTGSSQGGSCNSLRTPPSP from the exons ATGCCTGGAGACAGAGATGACGAGATTTGTCAAAAGGCACTTGAACTCCTGTCAGATCTTTGTTCGAAAGGGGAAGTGCAGAACGATAACTGTCTGGATTTTATCTACTATTTCCGAGACCTTGCCAGGCCACGATACACGGATTCAG ATGTATCGGTGAGTCTGCTGTCACTGGTAGTGACAGCTTGTGGCTTGGCCTTGTTTGGGGTCTCCCTCTTTGTCTCCTGGAAACTCTGCTGGATACCATGGAGGGAGCGTGGGCTCTCCCCCACAACCAAGGAAGTCCATGGGCACCTGAACCCCACCATGAGCCCTTTGCCCTCACAGCCTGCACCCAGGCAACCAGTTTATACGGCTGTGGACCCCCCCTCGCACAACCGCCGTGAGTCGTTGCACTGCTCCATTGCCAGAGAGCCCACTCCAATGGCATCTGTGGTTTCGGTGGAGGCTCCGGTGACACCCGTATCGCCACCACCTGTGGTCATGGCCACACCAGAGGCAGCTATGAAGATCAGTCACACATCTCCAGACATTCCACTGGACGCCCAGAATAAAAGCCGGGAAAATGGGGTTCACACTAACCCTCGTATGCAGAGACAGACTACTGAACCTCCACCCTCTGGGCGCTCAATGTCTGAAATTGG acaaGGGTCCATTCGCAGACATATGAACCTGTCCAACCCAGATTTCAATGTGGCCCAATTCCAAAGGCAGGATTCACTCACTGGAATGGGGCTTGGCCTCGGCCGTCTCAAACCAGAGCTCTACAAACAGCGCTCCCTCGAGGGGGATGACAGCAGTCGCAGAGGTGGAGGCTGTGGACGCCTCCACTTTATCCTAAAATTTGACTGCGACCTTGAACAGTTGATTGTTAAGATTCATAAAGCAGAGGACCTCCCAGCCAAGGACTTCTCTGGAACCTCTGACCCTTACGTTAAGATCTACCTGCTGCCTGATCGGAAGACCAAGCACCAGACCAAAGTGCACCGCAAAACGCTGAACCCTGTGTTTGATGAGgtcttcctgtttcctgtggCCTACTCGGAGCTTCCCACACGTAAGCTGCACTTCAGTGTCTATGACTTCGATCGTTTTTCACGCCATGACATTATTGGCCAAGTGGTTGTGGACAACTTCCTGGATCTGGCAGATTTCCCCAGGGAGACAAAACTCTGCCGGGAAATCCAGTACGTCTCCTCG GATAATGTGGACCTCGGGGATCTGATGTTTTCGCTCTGTTATCTGCCTACTGCGGGCAGATTGACAATTACAATGATAAAGGCTCGCAATCTCAAAGCTATGGATATCACTGGTGCATCTG ATCCATATGTGAAGGTTTCACTAATGTGTGATGGTCGCAGactgaaaaaaaggaagacaTCAACCAAGAGGAACACTCTGAATCCGGTCTATAATGAGGCCATTGTTTTTGATGTCCCTCCAGAGAACATAGAGCAGATCAGCCTTTTGATTGCAGTGATGGACTATGACCG TGTAGGCCATAATGAGGTCATTGGTGTGTGTCGGGTTGGCAATGATGCAGACAACCTCGGTCGAGACCACTGGAGTGAGATGCTCACATATCCTCGAAAACCTGTCGCCCACTGGCATCCTCTTGTTGAG TACCAGGGGACCACAGGTAGTAGCCAGGGAGGATCCTGTAATTCTCTGAGGACGCCTCCTTCTCCGTAG